A single Gambusia affinis linkage group LG22, SWU_Gaff_1.0, whole genome shotgun sequence DNA region contains:
- the knstrn gene encoding small kinetochore-associated protein, translating into MSSKIPRGTNLPTEAKTVQKTDTNLKNSRENVPRKNVAPKVHKGVSTRYGQQVELKEQNQNLVAANEELQKNLSGKQQRVEELELQLDELQKENVEFQKSLQDCHTLLVSAKIDPVLGERVGDAVRQKEDERKEVMSVSTELLRELKAFGEIASQQRTHLQEIQATMEDLTKAREIMKQERENFSQEAAEMERALKEAEALLE; encoded by the exons ATGTCTTCAAAAATCCCAAGAG GTACAAATTTACCAACAGAGGCAAAAACCGTTCAGAAAACGGacacaaatctaaaaaattcAAGGGAAAATGTCCCAAg GAAAAATGTTGCTCCTAAAGTTCACAAAGG tgtttcaaCCAGATATGGGCAACAAGTGGAGCTGAAGGAGCAAAATCAAAACCTGGTGGCTGCAAATGAGGAGCTACAGAAAAACCTATCAGGGAagcag CAAAGAGTTGAAGAGCTGGAGCTGCAACTCGATGAGCTTCAGAAGGAGAACGTAGAGTTTCAGAAAAGCCTGCAGGACTGTCACACGCTCCTAGTTTCTGCCAAGATAGACCCAG ttttagggGAAAGGGTTGGAGATGCAGTGAGACAGAAAGAAGACGAAAGGAAAGAAGTTAtg AGTGTTTCCACCGAACTGCTGAGGGAATTAAAGGCTTTTGGAGAAATTGCATCACAACAGCGTACTCACCTACAG GAAATCCAAGCAACAATGGAGGACCTCACTAAAGCGCGAGAAATTATGAAGCAAGAAAGAGAGAATTTCTCTCAGGAGGCTGCTGAAATGGAGAGAGCTCTAAAAGAGGCAGAAGCACTCTTAGAGTAA